A region from the Malus domestica chromosome 07, GDT2T_hap1 genome encodes:
- the LOC103438557 gene encoding flowering time control protein FY encodes MMYPDPQQQHHQQQLQQQHPQHQQQQHPQQHQQYQQQHPQQHQQQGGEFHRGPPPPAPMMRQPSASSTNMPPEYHNQPGLAPPLPPYDAHGDSFPGKRMRKLTHRRAVDYTSTVVRYMQIRMWQRDARDRTVLQPTPAAAIDMLPPVAYSDNPSTSFAAKFVHTSLNKNRCSINRVLWTPTGRRLITGSQSGEFTLWNGQSFNFEMILQAHDQAIRSMVWSHNDNWMVSGDDGGAIKYWQNNMNNVKANKSAHKESVRDLSFCKTDLKFCSCSDDNTVKVWDFARCQEERTLTGHGWDVKSVDWHPTKSLLVSGGKDNLVKLWDAKSGRELCSFHGHKNMVLSVKWNQNGNWVLTASKDQIIKVYDIRAMKELASFRGHRKDVTALAWHPFHEEYFVSGSSDGSIYHWLVGHETPQVEIPNAHDHSVWDLAWHPIGYLLCSGSNDHTTRFWCRNRPGDTGRDKFNPGQNQGYGEQNPAFGGRMTGNFPVPEGPPTPGPLVPGLTRNEGTIPGVGVAMPFSLDASNQGEQQQPHALSMPLGAPPLPPGPHPSLLAANQQQQYQQNPQQMPQQQHQHQGHPQQMPPMPMAPPNMPQLQPPSHLPLLPHPHLHRPPPQMPPLGMPSSGPGSLSMPSSVPTSHSMPMGIQGTMNQMGHPLPQGHFMGMNPMHSGSLPTSGGGFPNGMPNMQGPTNASGPQMYPQGGTFNRGQPGQIPMHPGYNPYQSRGQSGMPQPPPGPPPHGQTPQ; translated from the exons ATGATGTACCCTGATCCACAACAGCAACACCACCAACAGCAGCTTCAGCAGCAGCACCCGCAacatcagcagcagcagcatccCCAACAACACCAGCAATATCAGCAGCAACATCCGCAGCAACATCAGCAGCAAGGTGGAGAATTTCATAGGGGGCCGCCGCCACCGGCCCCAATGATGCGTCAGCCGTCAGCCTCTTCAACTAATATGCCTCCAGAGTATCACAACCAACCTGGGCTcgctcctcctcttcctccttatGATG CTCATGGTGACAGTTTTCCTGGAAAAAGGATGAGAAAGCTTACACACAGGAGGGCAGTTGATTATACTAGCACCGTTGTGCGATATATGCAG ATTCGAATGTGGCAGCGCGATGCAAGAGATAGAACGGTATTGCAACCCACACCTGCAGCAGCAATTGAT ATGTTGCCTCCAGTTGCCTACTCAGATAATCCATCCACTAGCTTTGCTGCAAAGTTTGTACACACTTCTTTAAACAAGAATCGTTGTTCGATTAATCGGGTTTTG TGGACTCCTACAGGAAGGCGTCTTATTACTGGCTCTCAAAGTGGGGAATTCACTCTTTGGAATGGGCAATCATTTAACTTTGAAATGATTCTTCAG GCTCATGATCAAGCAATCAGGTCTATGGTATGGAGTCATAATGACAATTGGATGGTATCTGGTGATGATGGCGGTGCAATAAA GTACTGGCAGAACAATATGAATAATGTAAAGGCCAATAAATCTGCTCATAAAGAATCTGTTCGTGACTTAAG CTTCTGCAAGACTGACTTGAAGTTCTGTTCCTGCTCTGATGATAATACTGTTAAAGTTTGGGACTTTGCACGGTGCCAAGAAGAGCGCACATTAACTG GCCATGGTTGGGATGTGAAGAGTGTTGACTGGCACCCTACTAAATCCCTACTAGTTTCAG GTGGGAAAGATAATCTTGTTAAACTTTGGGATGCTAAGTCAGGGCGAGAACTCTGTTCATT TCATGGCCATAAAAATATGGTGCTCTCAGTTAAATGGAACCAAAATGGTAACTGGGTGCTAACTGCTTCGAAGGATCAAATCATCAAG GTTTATGACATAAGGGCCATGAAGGAACTTGCATCCTTCCGTGGGCATCGAAAGGATGTGACCG CTTTGGCTTGGCATCCGTTTCATGAAGAATATTTTGTCAGTGGGAGTTCTGATGGATCCATTTACCATTGGCTTGTTGG GCATGAAACTCCCCAGGTTGAAATTCCTAATGCACATGATCACAGTGTGTGGGATCTTGCGTGGCATCCTATTGGTTACCTTCTCTGCAG TGGTAGCAATGATCACACTACGAGGTTTTGGTGCAGAAATAGGCCAGGAGACACTGGTCGGGATAAATTTAACCCCGGCCAAAATCAAG gTTATGGTGAGCAAAACCCTGCTTTTGGTGGTCGCATGACTGGTAATTTTCCAGTACCTGAAGGACCACCAACTCCTGGACCACTTGTTCCTGGGTTGACTCGAAATGAAGGAACTATTCCAGGTGTTGGAGTTGCTATGCCATTCTCTCTTGATGCATCAAATCAGGGGGAGCAACAGCAACCTCATGCACTTTCAATGCCTTTAGGTGCTCCTCCTCTCCCGCCTGGTCCCCACCCCTCTCTTCTTGCTGCGAATCAGCAGCAACAATATCAGCAAAATCCTCAACAGATGCCACAACAGCAACACCAACACCAAGGTCACCCGCAACAAATGCCCCCTATGCCTATGGCACCTCCAAATATGCCACAGCTGCAGCCTCCATCCCATCTACCCTTGCTGCCGCATCCTCATTTACATCGACCGCCACCCCAAATGCCCCCACTTGGTATGCCATCTTCAGGGCCAGGATCTTTGTCTATGCCTTCATCGGTTCCTACCTCACATTCAATGCCAATG GGAATTCAAGGTACAATGAATCAGATGGGTCACCCATTGCCACAAGGTCATTTTATGGGCATGAACCCAATGCACTCGGGATCTCTACCTACAAGCGGTGGAGGTTTTCCAAATGGTATGCCAAACATGCAGGGCCCAACAAATGCAAGTGGACCTCAAATGTATCCTCAGGGTGGCACCTTCAACCGGGGTCAACCTGGGCAAATTCCCATGCATCCGGGTTATAATCCTTACCAG TCTAGGGGTCAATCTGGCATGCCCCAACCTCCACCAGGGCCACCACCGCACGGGCAAACACCTCAGTAG